A portion of the Mesobacillus boroniphilus genome contains these proteins:
- a CDS encoding glycosyltransferase family 4 protein, translating to MKVSFFHDAKLIKDKSSNYYSIGFTYNIWKRYLSVFDELMISTRIFAEHPGNVEEEYKGYQISSGENVFFSPISEYIGIKDILTNYSAIRKQIRNSLKSTDGAIIRLPSIIGILACREANKLNKTIVIETVGCSWDAFWNYGSLVSKVVAGPMFLLQRKYTKSAPFVIYITKKFLQNRYPSKGVNAEGVSNVMVTTPNSDIFNMREQRILNLKRENKLKIGLIGSLNVNYKGHETAIKALSYLKNKGIKAELYFVGGGDPARWKKIAEQYNVLNNINFIGVISSGEKVNNWLDEMDIYIQPSKAEGQGRALIEAVSRGCICFGSSVGGITDTLDEEFLFHPKKFKNLAKLIIRVLDDHDFAIKNIKRNVKNISAFNKEIIEEKRNSILNDFRKSILIDNNKK from the coding sequence ATGAAAGTATCTTTTTTTCACGATGCTAAACTAATAAAAGATAAGTCATCTAACTATTATTCAATAGGTTTCACCTACAATATATGGAAAAGGTACTTAAGTGTATTTGATGAATTAATGATTTCGACTAGAATATTTGCAGAACATCCTGGTAATGTAGAAGAAGAATATAAAGGTTATCAAATTTCTAGCGGGGAGAACGTATTTTTTTCGCCAATTAGTGAATATATAGGCATTAAAGATATCTTGACAAATTATTCAGCTATAAGAAAGCAAATTAGAAATTCATTAAAAAGTACAGATGGTGCAATAATTAGGTTGCCAAGTATAATTGGTATTCTTGCTTGTAGAGAAGCGAATAAATTAAATAAAACAATAGTTATTGAAACAGTTGGGTGTTCTTGGGATGCCTTTTGGAATTATGGGTCCTTAGTTTCGAAAGTAGTTGCTGGGCCGATGTTCTTGTTACAACGAAAATATACCAAAAGTGCTCCCTTTGTTATTTATATAACTAAAAAATTTCTACAAAATCGGTATCCATCGAAAGGAGTAAATGCTGAAGGGGTTTCTAATGTGATGGTTACCACGCCAAATTCAGATATTTTCAATATGAGAGAACAAAGAATATTAAATTTGAAAAGAGAAAATAAATTGAAAATTGGATTAATTGGTTCCTTAAATGTTAATTATAAAGGTCATGAAACAGCCATTAAAGCATTATCATATCTTAAAAATAAAGGTATTAAAGCTGAGCTATATTTTGTAGGTGGTGGAGACCCAGCGAGGTGGAAAAAAATCGCTGAACAATATAATGTCCTTAATAATATTAACTTTATAGGGGTAATTTCTTCAGGCGAGAAAGTAAACAATTGGTTAGATGAAATGGATATTTATATTCAACCTAGTAAGGCAGAAGGACAAGGGCGTGCATTAATAGAAGCAGTAAGTCGGGGGTGTATTTGTTTTGGTTCAAGTGTAGGTGGAATTACGGATACTTTAGATGAAGAATTCTTATTCCATCCTAAGAAATTTAAAAATCTAGCGAAATTAATAATAAGAGTTTTAGACGATCATGATTTTGCAATAAAAAATATTAAAAGGAACGTTAAAAATATTTCTGCTTTCAATAAAGAAATTATTGAAGAAAAAAGAAATTCTATCCTTAATGATTTTAGGAAAAGCATACTAATAGATAACAATAAGAAATAG
- a CDS encoding acetyltransferase, producing MKNKLLIIGASGHGKVVADIALKMNKWQSIAFLDDDKSIKISMGLDVIGTSDDVFTHIEECEIFVGIGNNTTRQRIYERLETLGASIPLLIHPDAVIGSHVDIGIGTAVMAGVIVNCCTKIGKGCIVNTGSTIDHDNVIGDLVHISPGVHLAGTVKVGQGSWLGIGSVVSNNIKISNGCKVGAGSVVVKDITEPGVYVGVPVRRVK from the coding sequence ATGAAAAACAAACTTTTAATAATTGGTGCTAGCGGCCATGGAAAAGTTGTTGCGGACATTGCTTTGAAAATGAATAAATGGCAGAGCATTGCATTTTTAGATGACGACAAAAGCATCAAAATATCAATGGGTTTAGATGTCATTGGTACTTCAGATGATGTTTTTACACATATAGAAGAGTGCGAAATATTTGTTGGTATTGGTAACAATACTACGAGACAAAGGATTTATGAAAGGCTTGAAACACTTGGTGCTAGTATTCCGCTATTAATTCACCCAGATGCGGTGATAGGGTCGCATGTAGATATAGGAATTGGTACAGCTGTTATGGCGGGAGTAATTGTTAACTGTTGTACAAAAATTGGTAAAGGCTGCATTGTTAATACAGGTTCTACAATTGACCATGACAATGTTATTGGAGATTTGGTTCATATTTCACCAGGAGTTCATCTAGCAGGAACGGTTAAAGTTGGTCAGGGATCTTGGTTAGGGATTGGTAGTGTAGTTAGTAATAATATAAAAATCTCCAACGGTTGTAAAGTTGGTGCTGGTTCTGTTGTGGTTAAGGATATAACTGAACCAGGAGTTTATGTTGGTGTTCCAGTTAGGAGAGTTAAGTAA
- a CDS encoding glycosyltransferase family 4 protein produces the protein MKILVLANFGMGLYNFRKELLEELIKQNNEVYISLPNDEYIPKLKKLGCKFIDTNLDRRGKNPLADFKLLLSYLKILKDTKPDIVLTYTIKPNVYGGIACSITKTPYITNITGLGTSIENKGLIQKITLMLYRLGLKKASCVFFQNKTNRMFFKDNRIVESKTRLIPGSGVNLQQHRFEEYPPSDGKIRFLFIGRIMKAKGIEELLEAAKLVKESYSNVQFDLIGGTEEENYQEKIDKLERLDIIKYHGQQDEAHSFISSSHAIILPSYHEGLANVLLESSSSGRPVLASEVPGCVETFDDGLTGFGFQAKSVEGLVEAIIKFINLPYDQKREMGIAGRIKMKNEFDRNIVINAYLEEINKVMDKENNNEFIREVS, from the coding sequence ATGAAAATACTTGTATTAGCAAACTTTGGTATGGGGTTATATAACTTTAGAAAAGAGTTGTTAGAGGAATTAATTAAGCAGAATAATGAAGTTTACATCTCTTTACCAAATGATGAATATATACCAAAGTTAAAAAAGTTAGGTTGTAAGTTCATAGATACCAACTTAGATAGAAGAGGGAAAAATCCACTTGCTGATTTTAAGTTGTTACTTAGCTACTTAAAAATATTAAAAGACACTAAACCAGATATCGTTTTAACATATACAATTAAGCCTAATGTATACGGTGGAATAGCGTGCTCAATAACCAAAACGCCATATATAACAAATATAACAGGATTGGGCACATCTATTGAAAATAAGGGTTTAATTCAGAAAATCACTTTGATGCTTTATAGGCTAGGATTAAAGAAAGCATCATGTGTTTTTTTTCAAAATAAAACTAATCGAATGTTTTTCAAAGACAATAGAATTGTTGAGAGTAAGACAAGGTTAATTCCGGGATCAGGTGTGAATTTACAACAGCATAGATTTGAAGAATATCCCCCAAGTGACGGTAAGATAAGGTTCCTTTTTATAGGTCGAATTATGAAAGCAAAGGGAATAGAGGAGTTATTAGAAGCAGCAAAATTGGTAAAAGAGAGTTATTCCAATGTACAATTTGATCTAATTGGTGGTACTGAAGAAGAAAACTACCAAGAAAAAATCGATAAGTTAGAAAGACTAGATATAATTAAATATCACGGGCAGCAGGACGAGGCGCATTCTTTTATTAGTAGTTCTCATGCTATAATACTCCCTTCTTATCATGAGGGCTTAGCTAATGTCCTTCTTGAATCTTCATCTTCAGGAAGGCCAGTATTGGCCTCAGAAGTGCCGGGGTGTGTAGAGACTTTTGACGACGGTTTAACGGGCTTTGGTTTTCAGGCCAAGAGTGTTGAAGGCCTAGTTGAAGCAATTATTAAGTTTATAAACTTACCTTATGATCAAAAAAGAGAAATGGGTATTGCTGGTCGAATAAAGATGAAAAATGAATTTGATAGAAATATTGTTATTAATGCTTACCTAGAAGAAATAAATAAGGTTATGGATAAGGAGAATAATAATGAATTTATACGAGAAGTTAGTTGA
- a CDS encoding capsule biosynthesis protein CapI, producing the protein MIITKIIDMSVRILVLTIGIVSSIYIAYNVNKSGYELLFMLPLVYGCVFVFFISPILFKKFNMFIAVFSLVTFTRYVILPILIVFSGWYGGRSSVPPAASSYDLALKLMSFELLVVSIVIYFLFKKLSNKNEFSKTIVKLPNNKFVYLLFIFVSFLLLGLSPNALTTFSFIIPSENMMDLGEGSSLETLTTYFLITSKYIIFLLMMSYCYKKYVISSKKKYIWLSFLIVLLNILILFGDNRSDFIITAIVSLFLLYKLYPKQSKIPIIIVIITIIIVTAFITSHRNTVTYTRGDNPMVDITDTLQVYLGGPYNVAIAIETARLFPESSTPINLVYDLLRPAMGFNLILKHVDGFEFTNYLFNYRLFFSDHVSQIMPIIGQGYYYFGFVFSPLLIIGFIILVYYLIKSIQRQNRIELIFFLSIPITRLGFAMGQNAGILINDTTFFLFLNLLVFYLNDKVVLRK; encoded by the coding sequence ATGATTATTACTAAAATAATAGATATGTCTGTAAGGATTTTAGTCTTAACAATAGGAATAGTATCTTCAATCTATATTGCATATAATGTGAATAAATCTGGATATGAGCTATTATTTATGCTTCCTTTAGTATATGGATGTGTATTTGTATTTTTTATTTCCCCAATCTTATTTAAAAAATTTAATATGTTTATAGCTGTTTTTTCCCTAGTTACATTTACTAGATATGTTATTTTACCGATATTAATTGTTTTTTCCGGGTGGTATGGAGGGAGGTCATCTGTACCACCGGCTGCTTCTTCATATGATTTAGCATTAAAATTGATGTCTTTTGAACTATTAGTAGTATCTATTGTTATTTATTTTCTATTTAAAAAATTGTCTAATAAAAATGAATTTAGTAAGACAATTGTAAAATTACCTAATAATAAGTTTGTATATTTGTTATTCATTTTTGTATCATTCCTCCTATTAGGATTAAGCCCTAATGCGCTAACTACTTTTTCATTTATCATCCCGTCCGAAAATATGATGGATCTTGGTGAGGGTTCATCCTTAGAAACGCTCACTACTTATTTTTTGATAACATCTAAATATATTATATTTCTTTTAATGATGTCATATTGCTATAAAAAATATGTTATTTCTAGTAAGAAAAAATATATATGGCTATCTTTTTTAATAGTTTTATTAAATATCTTAATTTTATTTGGGGATAATAGGTCAGACTTTATAATTACTGCAATTGTAAGTCTCTTTTTGCTTTACAAGTTATATCCTAAACAAAGTAAAATACCAATCATTATTGTAATAATTACGATTATAATTGTAACAGCGTTTATAACTTCCCATAGGAATACAGTTACTTATACAAGGGGAGATAATCCTATGGTCGATATAACTGATACTCTTCAAGTTTACTTAGGAGGTCCATATAACGTAGCAATTGCAATAGAGACCGCAAGATTATTCCCTGAATCTAGTACTCCAATTAACTTGGTCTATGATCTTTTAAGACCGGCAATGGGATTTAATCTTATATTAAAACATGTAGATGGATTTGAGTTTACCAATTATCTATTTAACTATAGACTATTTTTTTCCGATCATGTATCTCAAATTATGCCGATAATAGGACAAGGGTATTATTATTTTGGTTTTGTTTTTTCTCCATTACTTATAATAGGATTTATAATTTTAGTGTATTATCTTATTAAATCAATTCAAAGACAGAATAGGATTGAACTTATCTTTTTCTTATCAATTCCTATTACAAGATTAGGATTTGCTATGGGTCAAAATGCTGGGATTCTAATAAATGATACTACATTCTTTTTGTTTCTAAATCTATTGGTTTTTTACTTGAATGACAAAGTAGTGTTAAGGAAGTAA
- a CDS encoding phenylacetate--CoA ligase family protein yields the protein MGLLENLYDKSPIFFQNIMVTLSGYQRNKTRYGKVYYDYLDFLSEFDKWSLKEKLDFQREELVKFIQYTVNNSKFYRNLYKDVDIESIRTIDDLKQLPIVEKEMLRENINDVITIPYRGAIEGHTGGTTGKSLVVLFTPEDMMKRMAILDHFKARVGFVHRKMKRATFNGKHIIPPNQKKEVFWRYNASCKQMIYSSFHLTEKNMKYYIESLNKFKPHAIDGFFMSMCDIAGYIERHNIKLEFTPVAIFPTSETLTKSGRELLERVFNCKVYDQYASSEGAPFVTECKNQVLHMELGSGVFEHVKADSDEILVTSFTTHGTPLIRYRIGDSMVFGTENSSCHCGINAPVIKEIHGRKLDFLYTSDGAKINGGNIANLFKNMPNALIRAQTIQDKMGEIVIKLEVDKKLYKPEYDNLLKDEFIHKFGLNTKITIEHVPEIPREKSGKFRMIKNNVS from the coding sequence ATGGGTTTACTTGAAAATTTATACGATAAATCACCAATATTTTTTCAAAACATAATGGTTACACTATCAGGATATCAGCGGAATAAGACCCGTTATGGAAAAGTGTATTATGACTACTTAGATTTCCTATCTGAATTTGATAAGTGGAGCTTAAAAGAAAAGTTAGATTTTCAACGTGAAGAATTAGTAAAATTTATCCAATATACTGTAAATAATAGTAAGTTTTATAGAAATTTATATAAGGATGTTGATATTGAGTCTATTCGAACAATAGATGATCTTAAGCAGCTACCAATTGTTGAGAAGGAAATGTTACGAGAAAATATTAATGATGTAATTACAATACCGTACAGAGGAGCAATAGAAGGACATACTGGAGGAACAACAGGAAAATCACTTGTAGTATTATTTACACCGGAAGATATGATGAAAAGAATGGCAATACTAGATCATTTTAAGGCTCGGGTAGGTTTTGTTCATCGAAAAATGAAGCGTGCGACTTTTAATGGTAAACATATTATCCCCCCAAATCAAAAGAAAGAGGTTTTTTGGAGATATAATGCATCTTGTAAACAAATGATTTATTCCTCGTTTCATTTAACTGAGAAGAATATGAAATATTATATTGAATCTTTAAATAAGTTTAAACCTCATGCGATAGATGGTTTTTTTATGTCAATGTGTGATATTGCAGGATATATTGAACGACACAACATCAAGTTAGAATTTACACCGGTTGCAATTTTCCCTACATCTGAGACATTAACAAAGTCAGGAAGAGAGTTATTAGAAAGAGTGTTTAATTGTAAGGTCTATGACCAGTATGCTTCAAGTGAAGGTGCACCATTTGTAACAGAGTGTAAAAATCAAGTGTTACACATGGAATTAGGTTCAGGTGTATTTGAGCATGTTAAAGCTGATAGCGATGAAATACTTGTTACGAGTTTTACTACACATGGAACTCCTTTAATACGATATCGTATTGGAGACTCGATGGTCTTTGGAACAGAGAATAGTTCATGTCATTGTGGAATTAATGCCCCAGTTATTAAGGAAATCCATGGAAGGAAACTCGATTTTTTATACACCAGCGATGGCGCCAAAATAAATGGTGGGAATATTGCGAATCTTTTTAAGAATATGCCAAATGCACTTATTAGGGCACAAACGATACAAGATAAAATGGGGGAAATTGTAATAAAACTTGAAGTAGATAAAAAATTATATAAGCCTGAATATGATAATTTATTAAAGGATGAATTTATACACAAGTTTGGTTTAAATACAAAAATTACTATCGAACATGTCCCTGAAATCCCGAGAGAGAAAAGTGGCAAGTTTAGAATGATTAAAAACAATGTAAGTTAG
- a CDS encoding lipopolysaccharide biosynthesis protein, with product MKIIRNLSWIFIANLVVSLTKWLIVVVIARALTPEDVGAYSLAFAISAPIILFANMKLRSLYITEDKLEFNDYISVRKVISIFSSIILVIIATFVYQEYFYVIILVSISKIYDLQSDIYYAVPHKEENLNLIGKLMIIKHLITLIVFILTMLFTKDLIISLFSQLMIQVLFFYFVEKKNIGQKYNLGRNKIIIKNLKKIIILGVPLGFVQMMVSFNTFYPRYLLEFFESTKILGYYSAIAYILVLGNLIMNAVAQTFLPMLSRKFKQKQYLSFRKNVFLHLSAFAFVSGIILIALSLLFGESFLRVVYGSEYIEYIDILILMVLALPLNFLNWNLDIALLAMKYISIQPKISFFMLLVNLIVGYFTINNYGIYGAAYTIIITSFIQLLLRAYFVNKKINYSIRQTFEN from the coding sequence ATGAAAATTATAAGGAACTTATCTTGGATATTTATTGCAAATTTAGTAGTTTCTTTAACAAAGTGGTTAATAGTAGTTGTTATAGCCAGAGCTTTAACCCCTGAAGATGTCGGAGCATATTCATTAGCTTTTGCCATAAGTGCTCCTATTATACTTTTTGCCAACATGAAATTAAGGTCACTTTACATTACTGAAGATAAACTAGAATTCAATGATTATATAAGTGTAAGAAAAGTAATTAGTATTTTTTCAAGTATTATATTGGTTATAATAGCAACTTTTGTATATCAAGAGTACTTTTATGTGATTATATTAGTAAGTATTTCTAAAATTTATGATTTACAATCTGATATATATTATGCCGTTCCTCATAAAGAGGAGAATCTTAATTTAATTGGCAAGTTAATGATTATAAAACATTTAATTACATTAATAGTATTTATTCTTACAATGCTGTTTACCAAAGACCTTATTATTTCACTTTTTAGTCAACTAATGATTCAAGTATTATTTTTTTATTTTGTTGAGAAAAAAAATATTGGGCAAAAATATAATCTTGGCAGAAACAAGATTATAATTAAAAATCTTAAAAAAATTATTATATTGGGTGTACCTTTAGGGTTTGTGCAGATGATGGTTTCTTTTAACACTTTCTACCCAAGGTACTTACTTGAATTTTTTGAATCAACAAAAATACTAGGATACTATTCTGCTATTGCATATATATTGGTTTTGGGTAATTTGATCATGAATGCCGTGGCACAAACTTTTTTGCCCATGTTGTCTAGAAAATTTAAACAAAAACAATATTTGTCGTTCAGAAAAAATGTCTTTTTACATTTATCTGCATTTGCATTTGTTTCAGGGATCATTCTTATTGCATTATCCTTACTATTTGGTGAATCATTTTTAAGAGTTGTTTATGGTAGTGAATATATTGAATATATAGATATTTTGATTTTGATGGTTCTTGCACTACCTTTAAACTTTTTGAACTGGAATCTAGATATAGCACTACTAGCTATGAAATATATTAGTATTCAACCGAAAATTTCATTTTTTATGTTACTAGTTAACTTGATTGTGGGTTATTTTACGATAAATAATTACGGTATCTATGGTGCAGCATATACTATAATAATCACAAGTTTTATTCAATTACTGTTACGAGCTTATTTTGTTAATAAAAAAATAAATTATTCAATTAGACAGACATTTGAAAATTGA
- a CDS encoding sugar transferase, with product MNNSKGGIYRRFIKRPMDFILSLIAIIVLSPIFLVVAILVRTKLGSPILFKQKRPGLNEEIFMMYKFRTMTDERDNKGELLLDSVRLTKFGRLLRSTSLDELPELFNILKGDMSIIGPRPLLVQYLPLYNNHQKRRHEVRPGLSGLAQVNGRNAISWEDKFNLDVKYVDNVSFIKDWMIIFLTIKKVFIREGINSETAATIEPFKGTKKERIEI from the coding sequence ATGAATAATTCCAAAGGTGGTATTTATAGGAGGTTCATAAAAAGACCGATGGATTTCATACTATCATTAATCGCCATTATTGTTCTTAGTCCGATATTTCTAGTAGTTGCAATTCTTGTAAGAACAAAATTAGGTAGCCCTATTCTTTTTAAGCAAAAGAGACCTGGCCTTAATGAAGAGATTTTCATGATGTATAAATTTAGGACTATGACTGATGAAAGAGATAATAAAGGGGAGTTACTACTTGATAGCGTTAGGTTGACGAAGTTTGGTAGGTTACTACGTTCTACATCTCTTGATGAACTACCGGAACTTTTTAATATTTTGAAGGGTGATATGTCTATTATCGGCCCAAGGCCATTATTGGTGCAATATTTACCGTTGTACAACAATCATCAAAAACGACGTCATGAAGTTAGACCAGGGCTATCTGGTTTGGCTCAGGTTAATGGTAGGAATGCTATTAGTTGGGAAGACAAATTTAATCTAGATGTGAAATATGTAGATAATGTAAGTTTCATTAAGGATTGGATGATAATTTTCTTAACCATAAAAAAGGTTTTCATCAGAGAGGGCATTAATTCAGAAACTGCTGCTACGATTGAGCCTTTTAAGGGAACCAAAAAGGAAAGAATAGAAATATGA
- a CDS encoding acyltransferase, giving the protein MNSFRRTLNFIIYHFLLHLILLISEILPNVKQSNRIRGIMVKPFLNKCGKNFQLAKGVTINMIRNIEIGDDVYIAHNTWINGAGGLKIESGVIISPMTVITTTKHSYINGKVSNVEAELDSVLICEGSWIASNSVITKGVRIGKGCIIGACSSVTRDIPDYTFAGGVPAKPIKTLLEKSTI; this is encoded by the coding sequence ATGAATTCATTCAGAAGAACCTTAAATTTTATTATTTATCATTTTCTTTTGCACCTTATATTACTAATTTCAGAAATTCTCCCTAATGTAAAACAAAGTAATAGAATAAGGGGGATTATGGTTAAGCCGTTTTTAAACAAATGTGGGAAGAACTTTCAGTTAGCAAAAGGGGTAACTATCAACATGATAAGAAATATTGAAATAGGAGACGATGTTTATATAGCACATAATACATGGATCAATGGGGCGGGTGGACTTAAAATTGAATCAGGTGTCATTATTTCACCTATGACTGTTATTACGACAACTAAGCATTCATATATCAATGGGAAAGTGAGTAATGTGGAGGCAGAACTTGACAGTGTTTTAATTTGTGAAGGATCTTGGATAGCAAGTAATAGCGTTATAACAAAGGGTGTTAGAATAGGAAAGGGTTGCATAATTGGAGCCTGTTCATCGGTAACAAGGGATATACCAGACTATACATTTGCAGGTGGGGTTCCTGCTAAACCAATAAAGACATTGTTAGAAAAATCAACTATTTAA
- a CDS encoding SDR family oxidoreductase, whose translation MGYENVKFPEGSKFLVTGSAGFIGSNLVEAILKLGYKVRGLDNFSTGKKENVEEFLGNPNYEFIEGDIRDLDTCINACEGINYVLNQAAWGSVPRSIEMPLFYEEVNIKGTLNMMEAARQLGVKKFVYASSSSVYGDEPHLPKKEGREGNVLSPYALTKKVNEEYGKLYTKLYGLDTYGMRYFNVFGRRQDPNGAYAAVIPKFIKQLLNEEQPTINGDGKQSRDFTYIENVIEANLKACNASHEAAGQSYNIAYGGREFLIDIFTHLLNALEKDIQPIFGPDRKGDIKHSNADISRAKAMLGYEPEWDFERGIEAAIEWYKENL comes from the coding sequence ATGGGATATGAAAATGTAAAGTTTCCAGAGGGCAGTAAATTCTTAGTTACTGGCTCAGCAGGCTTTATTGGTTCCAACCTAGTAGAAGCTATACTTAAATTGGGCTATAAAGTTAGAGGGCTTGATAATTTTTCAACTGGAAAAAAAGAAAATGTAGAAGAGTTTTTAGGCAATCCTAATTACGAATTTATCGAAGGAGATATTCGTGATCTCGACACATGTATAAATGCTTGTGAGGGAATTAATTATGTCTTAAATCAAGCTGCATGGGGGAGCGTTCCAAGAAGTATTGAAATGCCTTTGTTTTATGAAGAAGTAAATATAAAAGGTACTTTAAATATGATGGAAGCAGCAAGGCAACTAGGTGTAAAGAAATTTGTCTATGCTTCTAGTTCATCAGTGTATGGCGACGAGCCCCATCTTCCTAAAAAAGAGGGGAGAGAGGGCAATGTATTATCACCTTATGCACTTACCAAAAAGGTAAATGAAGAATATGGAAAACTCTATACAAAATTGTATGGCCTTGATACTTATGGAATGCGTTATTTTAATGTGTTTGGTAGAAGGCAAGATCCTAATGGAGCCTATGCAGCAGTTATTCCAAAATTTATTAAACAATTGCTTAATGAAGAACAACCAACAATAAATGGCGATGGAAAGCAGAGCCGGGACTTTACTTATATTGAAAATGTAATTGAAGCCAACTTGAAAGCTTGTAATGCGTCCCATGAAGCAGCAGGACAGTCTTATAATATTGCTTATGGTGGAAGAGAGTTTTTGATTGATATCTTTACCCATTTGTTGAATGCATTAGAAAAAGATATTCAACCAATTTTTGGACCAGACCGTAAAGGTGATATAAAACATAGTAATGCTGATATCAGTAGAGCAAAGGCAATGCTAGGGTATGAGCCTGAATGGGATTTTGAGCGGGGTATTGAGGCTGCTATAGAGTGGTATAAGGAGAATTTATAA
- a CDS encoding nucleotide sugar dehydrogenase has translation MNLYEKLVDKEEKISLIGLGYVGMPIAVAFAKKVNVIGFDVNKPKIDLYKKGIDPTKEVGNEVIKNTTVEFTSDESSLREAKFHIVAVPTPVKDDHTPDLTPVESASRTLGRNLTKGSIVVFESTVYPGVTEDICVPILEKESGLKCGVDFKVGYSPERINPGDKVHRLETIIKVVAGQDEESLDTIAKVYELVVDAGVYKAASIKVAEAAKVIENSQRDINIAFMNELSIIFNKMGIDTKAVLEAAGTKWNFLNFSPGLVGGHCIGVDPYYLTYKAEQMGYHSQIILSGRKINDDMGKYVAESTVKKMIKANKQISGAKVAIFGVTFKENCPDVRNTKVVDVIKELEEYGVEVKVVDPQADKDDLWREYGINLCEFEDIKEMDAVIFAVPHDEFKAIQLEDVKMMFGTNGYVNSEVMKEVAATSEFDIDNYRKDCVLMDIKGMFNRIEAENAGFVYWRL, from the coding sequence ATGAATTTATACGAGAAGTTAGTTGATAAAGAAGAGAAGATATCACTAATAGGCCTAGGTTATGTTGGAATGCCAATAGCTGTTGCATTTGCAAAAAAAGTCAATGTAATTGGTTTCGATGTTAATAAGCCTAAAATTGATCTATATAAAAAAGGTATAGACCCTACAAAAGAAGTAGGAAATGAAGTAATCAAAAATACAACTGTTGAATTTACATCAGATGAATCAAGCCTTAGAGAAGCAAAGTTTCATATTGTAGCCGTACCAACGCCTGTAAAAGATGACCATACACCTGATTTAACGCCTGTAGAATCTGCGAGCCGCACGCTAGGTAGAAACTTAACAAAAGGTTCGATTGTTGTCTTTGAGTCTACTGTATATCCAGGTGTTACTGAAGATATTTGTGTTCCAATATTAGAAAAGGAATCAGGATTAAAATGTGGAGTAGATTTTAAAGTTGGTTATTCGCCAGAAAGAATTAATCCAGGTGATAAAGTTCATAGACTAGAGACCATAATAAAAGTTGTAGCTGGACAAGATGAGGAATCTTTGGATACTATCGCTAAGGTATATGAATTAGTTGTTGATGCTGGTGTCTATAAAGCTGCCAGTATTAAAGTGGCTGAGGCTGCAAAGGTAATAGAAAATTCACAGCGTGATATTAATATTGCTTTTATGAACGAATTATCAATCATATTCAATAAGATGGGGATTGATACAAAAGCGGTTCTTGAGGCAGCAGGGACCAAGTGGAACTTCCTAAATTTCTCTCCAGGGTTAGTTGGAGGTCACTGTATCGGAGTTGATCCATACTACCTAACTTATAAAGCGGAGCAAATGGGCTACCATTCCCAAATCATTCTTTCAGGAAGAAAAATAAATGATGACATGGGCAAATATGTTGCTGAAAGTACAGTTAAGAAAATGATAAAAGCCAATAAGCAAATAAGTGGTGCAAAAGTAGCTATATTTGGTGTTACGTTTAAAGAGAATTGCCCTGATGTCCGAAATACAAAAGTAGTGGATGTAATCAAAGAATTAGAAGAGTACGGAGTTGAAGTCAAAGTTGTAGATCCTCAAGCGGATAAGGATGATTTATGGCGCGAATATGGAATCAATCTTTGTGAATTTGAAGATATAAAAGAGATGGATGCAGTAATTTTCGCAGTTCCACATGATGAATTTAAAGCTATTCAATTGGAAGATGTAAAAATGATGTTTGGCACAAATGGATATGTGAATTCAGAAGTTATGAAGGAAGTAGCTGCAACATCAGAGTTTGATATAGATAATTATAGAAAAGATTGTGTACTGATGGATATCAAAGGAATGTTCAATAGAATAGAAGCAGAGAATGCTGGGTTTGTATATTGGAGGTTGTAA